In one window of Calypte anna isolate BGI_N300 chromosome 1, bCalAnn1_v1.p, whole genome shotgun sequence DNA:
- the FRS2 gene encoding fibroblast growth factor receptor substrate 2, whose amino-acid sequence MGSCCSCPDKETVPDNHRNKFKVINVDDDGNELGSGIMELTDTELILYTRKRDSVKWHYLCLRRYGYDSNLFSFESGRRCQTGQGIFAFKCSRAEELFNMLQEIMQNNSINVVEEPVVERNNHQTELEAPRTPRTPTTPGFNAQSLPNGYPRYPSFGDASSHPSSRHPSVGSARLPSVGEESTHPLLVAEEQVHTYVNTTGVQEERKNRSSVHVPLESKLSNTETTKVKEDQICTDDRDGQVLLEPEGVKFVLGPTPVQRQLMEREKLEQFGRDQVSGSSTNNTEWDTGYDSDERRETPSGNKLVYENINRLSIPSASGVRRGRLTSTSTSDTQNINNSAQRRTALLNYENLPSLPPVWEARKLSRDEDDSLGPKTPSLNGYHNNLDPMHNYVNTENVTVPASAHKVEVIRRRDCTPTVFNFDIRRPSLEHRQLNYIQVDLEGGSDSDNPQTPKTPTTPLPQTPTRRTDLYAVIDIERTAAMSSLQKALPRDDGTSRKTRHNSTDLPM is encoded by the exons ATGGGTAGCTGTTGTAGCTGTCCAGATAAAGAAACTGTCCCAGATAACCATCGAAACAAATTTAAG GTTATTAATGTGGATGATGATGGTAATGAACTGGGTTCTGGCATAATGGAGCTTACAGATACAGAACTAATTTTGTATACCCGTAAAAGGGACTCAGTAAAATGGCACTACCTCTGTCTCCGTCGCTATGGCTATGACTcaaatcttttctcttttgaaagtGGCCGAAGATGTCAGACTGGACAAG GAATCTTTGCCTTTAAATGTTCCCGTGCAGAAGAGCTATTTAATATGTTGCAAGAGATAATGCAGAATAATAGCATAAATGTGGTAGAAGAACCAGTAGTAGAAAGGAATAATCATCAAACTGAGTTGGAAGCTCCAAGAACCCCTCGAACGCCTACCA cTCCTGGTTTCAATGCACAAAGTTTACCTAATGGCTATCCAAGATATCCATCTTTTGGAGATGCTTCATCACACCCTTCCAGCAGGCATCCTTCTGTCGGAAGTGCACGCCTCCCCTCTGTTGGTGAAGAATCAACACATCCATTACTTGTAGCAGAGGAAcaa GTGCACACTTATGTCAACACTACTGGGGtacaagaggaaagaaaaaatcgATCGAGTGTGCATGTGCCACTGGAATCAAAGCtttcaaacactgaaacaaCTAAAGTGAAAGAAGATCAGATATGTACTGATGACAGAGATGGTCAGGTTCTCCTGGAGCCTGAAGGAGTCAAGTTTGTTTTAGGACCAACACCTGTTCAAAGGCAGTTAATGGAAAGAGAGAAACTGGAGCAATTTGGGAGAGACCAAGTTAGTGGCAGCAGCACAAACAACACTGAATGGGACACTGGGTATGACAGTGATGAACGCAGAGAAACACCATCTGGTAATAAATTGGtgtatgaaaatataaataggtTATCAATCCCTAGTGCCTCAGGGGTCAGGAGAGGTCGTTTGACATCAACCAGTACCTCAGACACCCAGAACATTAACAACTCGGCTCAGAGGAGAACTGCACTGTTGAACTATGAGAATTTGCCATCCTTGCCTCCTGTTTGGGAAGCCCGCAAGCTGAGTAGAGATGAAGATGACAGTTTAGGACCAAAGACCCCATCTCTGAACGGCTACCACAATAACCTAGATCCAATGCATAATTATGTCAATACAGAGAATGTAACAGTACCAGCAAGTGCTCATAAAGTAGAAGTTATACGACGTCGGGACTGTACCCCAACAGTCTTTAACTTTGACATTAGACGTCCAAGTTTAGAACACAGGCAGCTCAACTACATACAGGTTGACTTGGAAGGTGGTAGTGACTCCGACAACCCTCAGACTCCAAAAACCCCCACCACTCCTCTTCCACAGACTCCAACTAGGCGCACAGATCTGTATGCTGTGATAGACATTGAAAGAACTGCTGCTATGTCAAGCTTGCAAAAAGCACTGCCCAGAGATGATGGTACTTCTAGGAAAACTAGACATAACAGTACAGACCTGCCTATGTGA